In Procambarus clarkii isolate CNS0578487 chromosome 53, FALCON_Pclarkii_2.0, whole genome shotgun sequence, the following proteins share a genomic window:
- the LOC123767239 gene encoding uncharacterized protein, translating into MLLQIVVAGVLLSCGRALGAPQTYGVVEVREPQPNTVEVGPFERIVSSAIDFLPEITGLLQKITRARDPAADNSVDFKTVEEIIVSFLSITEKIQRATAEAEGREVKPEELERFTRVSKALPVYLRLLQNITKGNFPDPVAAGVDLAPAPSSSAPRLEPQPLAVEVATPVPPNFDHYVEVPGTTFYSYNQQFGRR; encoded by the exons ATGCTGCTGCAG ATTGTGGTCGCCGGTGTATTGCTGAGCTGCGGCAGAGCGCTGGGTGCGCCACAGACCTACGGGGTAGTGGAGGTCCGGGAGCCACAGCCCAACACAGTGGAGGTGGGACCCTTCGAGAGGATCGTCAGCTCCGCCATCGACTTCCTTCCGGAGATCACCGGCTTGTTGCAGAAGATAACGAGAGCCCGGGATCCTGCTGCAGACAATTCAGTCGACTTTAAAACAgttgaggaaattattgtttcgTTCCTGTCCATAACGGAGAAGATCCAGAGAGCGACGGCTGAAGCAGAAGGCAGAGAAGTCAAGCCCGAAGAACTGGAGAGATTTACTCGTGTGTCGAAGGCCTTGCCCGTCTACCTCCGCCTCCTCCAGAACATAACCAAAGGCAACTTTCCGGATCCCGTGGCCGCAGGCGTCGATTTAGCTCCTGCTCCCTCGTCCTCCGCTCCGCGGCTTGAGCCCCAGCCTCTTGCTGTAGAAGTAGCCACTCCTGTGCCACCAAACTTTGATCATTATGTTGAGGTACCTGGAACCACTTTCTATTCCTACAACCAGCAATTTGGGAGACGATAA